The following are encoded in a window of Candidatus Moraniibacteriota bacterium genomic DNA:
- the trmD gene encoding tRNA (guanosine(37)-N1)-methyltransferase TrmD, which produces MKFYFLTIFSSMIEGYVHLSILGRAEKKNLVSYHCINPRDFTNDPHKSVDDIPYGGGPGMVMKVEPLFRAVESIKEKEGEVYTILLSAKGKEFTQNDALRLAKKKNIAFICGRYQGVDERVADYVADEEISIGKYVLTGGELPALIICDALVRLTSGVLGNSESLKGESYGESCESSHPLYTRPEIFHDWKVPEVLLGGNHAHIEKWKRENSVPIEKDEKK; this is translated from the coding sequence ATGAAATTTTATTTTCTTACAATTTTTTCCTCTATGATTGAGGGGTATGTACACCTTTCTATTTTGGGTCGAGCTGAAAAAAAGAATCTTGTTTCTTATCATTGTATAAATCCAAGAGATTTTACAAATGATCCTCATAAATCCGTTGACGATATTCCTTATGGAGGAGGTCCGGGAATGGTTATGAAAGTAGAACCTTTGTTTCGCGCAGTTGAATCCATTAAAGAAAAAGAGGGAGAAGTTTATACCATACTTCTTTCTGCAAAAGGAAAAGAATTTACACAAAATGACGCACTTCGATTGGCGAAAAAGAAGAACATTGCTTTTATTTGTGGTCGCTATCAAGGAGTAGATGAACGAGTTGCAGATTATGTAGCGGATGAAGAAATCTCTATTGGTAAATACGTACTTACCGGAGGAGAACTTCCCGCACTTATTATATGCGATGCTCTTGTACGACTCACTTCCGGTGTTTTGGGAAATAGCGAATCTCTCAAAGGAGAGAGCTATGGGGAATCATGCGAATCTTCACACCCTCTTTATACAAGACCAGAAATTTTTCATGATTGGAAAGTCCCAGAAGTGCTTCTTGGTGGAAATCATGCTCATATTGAAAAATGGAAAAGGGAAAATTCTGTACCTATTGAAAAAGATGAAAAGAAATGA
- a CDS encoding peroxidase-related enzyme (This protein belongs to a clade of uncharacterized proteins related to peroxidases such as the alkylhydroperoxidase AhpD.): MKNNNFTRVPILEKEDVNEETREMFIKWEGATGKVPEWARVMANRPSILKEFFDLFKAVMGPGEVDEITKWRVAHQTSVLNKCEYCVDVTEMKLKAMGLDEEKINDVLTNEMASLSDAEKVAIVYAQETTLKANQVDDTVFQNLKNYYNDAQIVEITSVIGFFSYINRFNDALRVLPE; the protein is encoded by the coding sequence ATGAAAAATAATAATTTTACAAGGGTTCCTATACTTGAAAAAGAAGATGTGAATGAAGAAACTCGAGAAATGTTTATTAAATGGGAAGGGGCTACTGGAAAAGTTCCTGAATGGGCAAGGGTTATGGCAAATAGACCCTCTATTCTTAAAGAATTTTTCGATCTTTTTAAGGCAGTTATGGGTCCTGGGGAAGTAGATGAGATAACAAAATGGCGAGTAGCTCATCAGACTTCAGTCCTCAATAAATGTGAATATTGTGTAGATGTCACTGAAATGAAGTTGAAAGCTATGGGACTGGATGAGGAAAAAATAAATGACGTTCTTACCAATGAAATGGCATCTCTTTCAGACGCTGAAAAAGTTGCTATAGTGTATGCACAAGAAACAACACTCAAAGCTAATCAAGTAGATGACACAGTTTTTCAAAATTTGAAAAACTACTACAATGATGCGCAAATTGTAGAAATCACTTCTGTTATAGGATTTTTTAGTTACATCAATCGTTTCAATGATGCCCTTCGAGTTCTTCCCGAATAA
- a CDS encoding glycosyltransferase family 39 protein has product MKKLKNPLFWVYIALIAYFSFSLPNLTHYTTADEHFWLPNIGEERVLEYWRAIGSGDWEKTRINDKPGITLAYISGIAIPFTQHLYDKQRFSDPDNVVFQYDPQITKIMHFSYRFPLVLFTGFFMLYIFHILKKITKNKKIAAISVIFFLSSPVLVGISHIVNPDSLFWIFGTATLLTYIYTLQNKSSSRYIWLTGLFFGLSLASKYVSIIFIPFLLLLMGLWYIFHFENEFNDNAKRKNFSKHLTKNIRNFIAIIVGSFFLFALMMPAALVDPVIFYESTIGFPGMPPVFVLIALFCFIILLDAYFLKSKIAFSIFSFLSKHSVFLERIIYGILIISSLFVFFNWISKNSIIDLSGIPFYAKTKASFTTDNPYWVRYVMEFVPLVFALTPLTFFLLLLYWIQGFFQQVKYRFFGFSLSLFFFIFFIAVVEQGLLVTVRYNIILFPLACILASMALIENTSSLKIKERIPRKYFLIALLTLILTAYILNAFVGYHSSQEASLKFQFEYIIGMYRSIIFPLIIILFSGSLYFLFRFIDRSSFFQKIKFFFFSFPVIAFGIVIIASISLFSAYPHFFLYTNSYLPTRYILNHPWGYGGYEAAQYLNELPDAKNITLWANAHGVCEFFVGKCIRKQKLDIEKYPIDYLFFAHMGSLQAKFETESETVWAYYPDNRKINFVKLEKNDYQASLEKAMLKKYIENFTPKLDQE; this is encoded by the coding sequence ATGAAAAAATTAAAAAATCCTCTTTTTTGGGTTTATATTGCTTTAATTGCGTATTTCTCTTTTTCATTGCCCAATCTTACTCATTATACAACAGCCGATGAACATTTTTGGCTTCCTAATATTGGAGAGGAGCGTGTTCTTGAATATTGGAGAGCAATCGGTTCTGGGGATTGGGAGAAAACTCGAATTAATGATAAGCCAGGGATTACCCTTGCTTATATCTCGGGTATAGCTATACCGTTCACGCAACATCTTTATGATAAACAACGTTTTTCTGATCCTGATAACGTTGTTTTTCAATACGATCCCCAAATAACAAAAATAATGCATTTTTCTTATCGATTCCCTCTTGTCCTTTTTACCGGATTTTTCATGCTTTATATTTTTCATATACTCAAAAAAATAACAAAAAATAAAAAGATTGCTGCTATTTCAGTTATATTTTTTCTCTCTTCCCCAGTACTTGTAGGCATATCTCACATTGTAAATCCCGATTCACTTTTTTGGATTTTTGGAACAGCGACACTTCTTACTTATATATACACACTTCAAAATAAATCTTCATCACGATACATTTGGCTTACAGGATTATTTTTCGGTTTATCCCTTGCAAGTAAATATGTCAGTATTATCTTTATTCCCTTTCTTTTGTTACTTATGGGACTTTGGTATATTTTTCACTTTGAAAATGAATTCAATGATAATGCGAAGCGAAAAAATTTCTCCAAACACCTAACAAAAAATATTCGTAATTTTATAGCTATCATCGTAGGAAGTTTTTTTCTTTTTGCTCTTATGATGCCAGCTGCCTTAGTAGATCCTGTAATATTTTATGAAAGTACTATTGGTTTTCCTGGTATGCCCCCAGTTTTCGTTCTTATAGCTCTTTTTTGTTTCATCATCCTTTTAGATGCTTATTTTTTGAAATCAAAAATAGCTTTTTCTATTTTTTCTTTTTTATCAAAACATTCAGTATTCCTTGAACGTATTATTTATGGAATTCTCATAATTTCTTCCCTTTTTGTATTTTTCAACTGGATTTCCAAAAATAGTATTATTGATCTTTCTGGAATTCCATTCTATGCGAAAACAAAAGCATCATTTACAACAGATAATCCCTATTGGGTCCGTTATGTTATGGAATTTGTCCCTCTCGTTTTTGCACTTACGCCATTAACATTTTTTCTTCTTTTGCTCTATTGGATACAAGGATTTTTTCAACAAGTAAAGTATCGATTTTTTGGCTTTTCTCTTTCTCTTTTCTTTTTTATATTCTTTATTGCTGTAGTCGAGCAAGGACTTCTTGTAACCGTACGTTATAACATAATTCTTTTTCCCCTAGCTTGCATCTTGGCTTCGATGGCACTTATCGAAAATACTTCCTCTCTAAAAATAAAAGAAAGAATTCCAAGAAAATATTTCTTAATTGCATTATTAACACTTATTCTTACAGCTTATATTCTCAATGCGTTTGTTGGTTATCACAGTTCCCAAGAAGCTTCTTTAAAATTTCAATTTGAATATATTATTGGAATGTATAGAAGTATTATTTTCCCCCTTATTATTATTCTTTTTTCAGGATCTCTTTATTTTCTCTTTCGTTTTATAGATCGATCCTCATTTTTTCAAAAAATCAAATTTTTCTTTTTTTCCTTTCCTGTCATCGCATTTGGAATAGTAATCATCGCAAGTATTTCCCTTTTCAGCGCCTACCCTCATTTTTTTCTTTATACCAATAGTTATCTTCCTACTCGTTATATTCTCAATCATCCCTGGGGTTATGGAGGATATGAAGCAGCTCAGTATCTCAATGAACTTCCCGATGCAAAAAATATCACTCTCTGGGCTAATGCTCATGGGGTTTGCGAATTCTTCGTAGGAAAATGCATACGAAAACAAAAACTTGATATAGAAAAATATCCTATAGATTATTTATTTTTTGCTCATATGGGATCTTTGCAGGCTAAGTTTGAAACTGAGTCAGAAACAGTTTGGGCCTATTACCCTGATAATCGAAAGATAAATTTCGTAAAATTAGAAAAGAATGATTATCAAGCATCTTTAGAAAAAGCCATGCTAAAAAAATATATTGAAAATTTTACCCCTAAACTAGATCAGGAATAA
- a CDS encoding phospholipid carrier-dependent glycosyltransferase yields the protein MTAFFNFIKKYYLPFVLCIFFGIYLFLGISTLGNFQTADEDLWFADPVKGRIHTYWEAMRTKDWERTRINDKPGVSSAIFSGIFGLRNDREPEKKIIKDGNMIDQFDPQYSANAVFYYRLGILLTNGILVFFVAWFLWASTASTLVALFSSIFLFLSPILLGISQIVNPDAMLWSFGIATATGYFAFLVRGKWYYLLLAGIFFGFVLLSKYTGSFLFFILYGMTFASFYYIGSYLEEEKTYRNFVLWRLIGFILFCTVSVGIFILFMPAAKIEPRYLYEGTFNFKGASNMQSILTLMAWIYGIFLLEAIVIRSKITFFLFKKIQYIKGLPSFLIGIILLLGVAFSIFNWNFNNYFQLQTAPFDAGKEAVYTSITDTGNRLALQIKPLIFTLPPIIIFLFFFSFFIPLSFCKNLLKTQKQENAIRLGISLFGMLIIFFFYAALQQTVLVHVRYSILLYPIISVIAGISLALLISIISQKSNVLAMALVVLALGTSFYSLISIRPFYFNYTSDLLPKDQDVVGAWGYGGYQAAMYINDLHLFPEYVLAWSDYDGFCPFFKGECIEGSQVKWHKKGTYAGIDYFVVTRRGLLKNESTWNKIQEQNIVESTPIWSLYIGDRPGNFIEIYKAKNFTPNE from the coding sequence ATGACAGCATTCTTTAATTTTATTAAAAAATATTATCTTCCTTTCGTTTTGTGTATCTTTTTTGGAATATATCTTTTTTTGGGAATTTCTACTCTAGGAAATTTCCAGACAGCCGATGAAGATCTTTGGTTTGCTGATCCTGTCAAAGGAAGGATTCACACCTATTGGGAAGCTATGCGTACTAAAGATTGGGAAAGAACTCGAATTAACGATAAACCTGGTGTTTCTTCAGCTATTTTTTCTGGTATTTTTGGTCTTCGTAATGATAGGGAGCCAGAAAAAAAAATAATAAAAGATGGGAATATGATTGATCAATTTGATCCTCAGTATTCTGCAAATGCTGTATTTTATTATCGACTTGGAATTCTTCTTACTAATGGTATTCTTGTATTTTTTGTCGCTTGGTTCCTTTGGGCATCTACAGCAAGCACTCTCGTAGCACTTTTTTCAAGTATCTTTTTATTTCTTTCTCCTATACTTTTAGGAATTTCTCAAATTGTCAATCCTGATGCTATGCTTTGGTCTTTTGGAATTGCAACAGCGACGGGGTACTTCGCCTTTCTCGTAAGAGGAAAATGGTATTATTTACTTTTGGCAGGTATTTTTTTTGGGTTCGTTCTTCTTTCTAAATATACAGGATCTTTTCTTTTCTTCATTCTTTATGGAATGACATTCGCTTCATTTTACTATATAGGTTCCTATTTAGAAGAAGAAAAAACCTACAGAAATTTTGTGCTGTGGCGACTTATAGGTTTTATTTTATTTTGTACAGTTTCTGTAGGTATATTCATTCTTTTTATGCCTGCCGCAAAAATTGAACCGAGATACCTTTATGAAGGAACTTTTAATTTTAAAGGTGCTTCTAATATGCAATCCATTCTCACTCTTATGGCTTGGATATACGGAATTTTTCTCTTAGAAGCAATAGTCATTCGTTCAAAAATAACCTTTTTTCTTTTCAAAAAAATTCAATACATAAAAGGACTCCCTTCGTTTCTTATAGGAATCATTCTCCTTTTGGGGGTTGCTTTTAGTATTTTTAATTGGAATTTTAATAATTATTTTCAACTTCAAACAGCGCCCTTTGATGCCGGAAAGGAAGCTGTATATACGTCAATTACCGATACAGGAAATAGACTCGCTCTCCAAATAAAACCTCTCATTTTCACACTTCCTCCTATTATTATTTTTCTCTTCTTTTTTTCTTTTTTTATACCTCTTTCCTTCTGTAAAAATCTTTTGAAAACACAGAAGCAAGAAAATGCTATCCGTTTGGGAATATCTCTATTCGGAATGCTTATTATCTTCTTCTTTTATGCAGCATTACAACAAACCGTACTCGTCCATGTTCGCTATTCCATACTTCTCTATCCGATTATTTCAGTTATCGCGGGAATATCTCTTGCCTTACTTATTTCGATCATCTCTCAAAAAAGTAATGTATTAGCCATGGCTTTGGTAGTTCTTGCTCTAGGAACATCATTTTATTCACTCATTTCCATACGCCCTTTTTATTTCAATTACACGAGCGATCTTCTTCCTAAAGATCAAGATGTTGTAGGAGCTTGGGGATACGGTGGCTACCAAGCAGCTATGTATATAAACGACCTCCATTTATTTCCAGAATACGTACTCGCTTGGTCTGATTATGATGGCTTTTGTCCATTTTTTAAAGGTGAATGCATTGAGGGTAGTCAAGTAAAATGGCATAAAAAAGGAACCTATGCTGGTATTGATTATTTTGTAGTAACAAGAAGAGGTCTTCTTAAAAACGAAAGTACTTGGAATAAAATACAAGAGCAAAATATTGTTGAATCTACGCCAATTTGGTCGCTTTATATCGGTGACAGGCCAGGAAATTTTATTGAAATCTATAAAGCGAAAAACTTCACTCCCAATGAATAA
- the secF gene encoding protein translocase subunit SecF, which yields MTLNSIRYRKIFYAISLLGVILSVSAISFWGLRLGIDFQGGTLMEIHFSKEISKEDIYNNVSSVAESVLVQPGNDNVFIVRYLAGDETINEKVREKLTEMDAENKIIRTDFFGSSVSKELTRKAIEATIVAIFLVAIFIAIAFRKVSRPLSSWQYGVGAMIALMHDIIITIGVFAILGEFYAIEVGIPFIAAILTILGYSVNDTIVVYDRIRENLLRHGMKESFENIINRSINETVARSINTSMTVLVVLFAIILLGGTSIQSFALALFIGVFAGTYSSIFVASALLVTSYHFQKKYTK from the coding sequence ATGACTCTCAATAGTATTCGGTATCGAAAAATATTTTACGCCATCTCCCTTCTCGGTGTTATTCTTAGTGTGTCTGCTATTTCTTTCTGGGGACTACGTCTTGGTATTGATTTCCAAGGGGGAACTCTTATGGAAATTCATTTTTCAAAAGAAATTTCCAAGGAGGATATTTACAACAATGTTTCCTCTGTAGCTGAGAGTGTTTTGGTTCAGCCGGGAAATGATAATGTTTTTATAGTAAGATATTTAGCTGGTGATGAAACCATAAATGAGAAAGTTCGGGAAAAACTTACTGAGATGGATGCAGAGAATAAAATAATCCGAACTGATTTTTTTGGTTCCTCAGTGTCCAAGGAATTAACAAGAAAGGCCATTGAAGCAACGATCGTAGCTATTTTCCTTGTTGCTATCTTTATTGCTATCGCATTTCGAAAAGTTTCTCGACCTCTTTCATCGTGGCAATACGGAGTAGGTGCTATGATTGCTCTGATGCACGATATTATCATTACTATAGGAGTTTTCGCTATTTTGGGAGAGTTTTATGCTATTGAAGTAGGAATTCCTTTTATAGCAGCTATCCTTACTATACTTGGATATAGTGTCAACGATACTATAGTCGTTTATGATAGGATTCGAGAAAATCTTCTCCGACATGGTATGAAAGAAAGTTTCGAAAATATTATAAATCGATCTATAAATGAAACGGTTGCTCGATCGATAAATACTTCAATGACTGTTTTGGTTGTTCTCTTTGCTATTATTCTTCTAGGAGGAACGTCGATACAATCATTTGCTCTTGCTCTTTTTATAGGTGTTTTTGCAGGAACGTATTCCTCAATTTTTGTTGCTTCGGCTCTTTTGGTGACAAGTTATCATTTTCAGAAGAAATATACAAAATAA
- the secD gene encoding protein translocase subunit SecD codes for MRYGRKIRFQVAGIVLLALISGVISYPKIVVFIDPVYQKVNQLKVSLGLDLQGGVHLEYVADVNSVPEDQREDAINSAQAVIERRVNAFGVGEPLIQTSRSGEERRIIVELPGVKDIEDAKKLIKETPTLEFREERADDDPDLVQTLTMVNGMSLENAKKGLERALAGEDFAQLASELSQDPGSKEDGGNLDFQKKGAFVPEFDIILFDENNPVGIVHPNIVESSFGYHIIKIEERRGEGEEREVRSRHILFAKMQKNMVPELQYKETGLTGRYLESASIDFGNQYAMGDPRIVLHFDEEGSKLFKEITERNLGKTLAIFIDKEKVTAPTVQSIIPDGVAEITGQYTLEEAQSLKSRLNEGALPVPLQLVGQQSIEASLGQEDLNKSLKAGFFGVLAVIIYMVVYYRFFGVIAGVALIMYTTMLIAIFKLSSFPGWDWPITLTLSGIAGFILSIGMAVDANVLIFERIKEELRNGKYIESAIREGFRRAWPSIRDGNLSTLLTCVILIWMGTGFVQGFALILFLGVSFSMFTAIGIVQTMVKALPMQFLDRHLWLIARIKRSKNKK; via the coding sequence ATGAGATACGGAAGAAAAATAAGATTTCAGGTTGCGGGAATTGTTCTTTTAGCTCTTATTTCTGGAGTTATTTCTTATCCAAAAATAGTAGTATTTATTGATCCTGTATATCAGAAAGTAAATCAACTTAAGGTCTCTTTGGGTCTTGATCTTCAAGGAGGTGTTCATTTGGAATATGTCGCTGATGTGAATTCCGTTCCTGAAGATCAAAGAGAAGATGCTATAAATTCTGCTCAAGCGGTTATCGAGCGAAGAGTTAATGCTTTTGGTGTTGGTGAGCCATTGATCCAAACGTCTCGATCCGGAGAAGAGCGTCGTATTATCGTAGAACTTCCCGGAGTAAAAGATATTGAAGATGCTAAAAAACTTATTAAAGAAACTCCCACATTAGAGTTTCGAGAGGAAAGAGCTGACGATGATCCTGATTTGGTACAAACATTGACTATGGTGAATGGAATGTCTTTAGAAAATGCCAAAAAAGGTCTTGAAAGGGCTCTTGCTGGAGAAGACTTTGCACAGCTCGCAAGTGAGTTAAGTCAGGATCCAGGATCGAAAGAAGACGGAGGAAATTTAGATTTTCAAAAAAAAGGAGCTTTTGTTCCTGAATTTGACATCATTCTTTTTGATGAAAATAATCCTGTTGGAATTGTTCATCCAAATATTGTAGAATCTAGCTTCGGATACCATATTATAAAAATAGAGGAACGTAGAGGTGAAGGAGAAGAAAGGGAAGTTCGTTCTCGTCATATTCTCTTTGCTAAAATGCAAAAAAATATGGTTCCGGAATTGCAATATAAAGAAACGGGTCTTACAGGAAGATATTTAGAAAGTGCCTCTATTGATTTCGGAAATCAGTATGCGATGGGAGATCCTCGAATTGTACTTCATTTTGACGAAGAAGGATCTAAACTTTTTAAAGAAATTACCGAACGAAACTTAGGTAAAACATTAGCTATTTTTATCGATAAGGAAAAAGTAACAGCACCTACTGTGCAAAGCATAATTCCTGATGGTGTCGCTGAAATAACAGGTCAATATACATTAGAAGAAGCTCAGAGTTTAAAATCACGCCTTAATGAAGGTGCCTTGCCCGTTCCTTTGCAATTAGTAGGTCAACAAAGTATCGAGGCCTCTCTTGGTCAGGAAGATCTTAATAAAAGCTTAAAAGCAGGATTTTTTGGTGTTCTTGCTGTTATTATTTATATGGTTGTTTATTATAGATTTTTCGGTGTAATTGCAGGCGTTGCTTTAATAATGTACACAACAATGCTTATTGCTATTTTCAAACTTTCTTCTTTTCCTGGATGGGATTGGCCTATTACATTGACTCTTTCTGGTATTGCTGGATTTATTCTTTCTATTGGTATGGCTGTCGATGCGAATGTTCTTATTTTCGAACGTATAAAAGAAGAGCTACGAAATGGTAAATATATAGAAAGTGCTATTCGTGAAGGTTTTCGAAGAGCTTGGCCAAGTATTCGCGACGGTAATCTTTCAACACTACTCACGTGTGTTATTCTTATTTGGATGGGAACGGGTTTTGTTCAGGGATTTGCTCTTATCTTGTTTTTAGGAGTTTCATTTTCTATGTTTACTGCGATAGGTATTGTGCAGACTATGGTCAAAGCACTTCCTATGCAATTTTTAGATCGACATCTCTGGTTGATTGCAAGAATTAAACGATCCAAAAACAAGAAATAA
- a CDS encoding cytochrome b5 domain-containing protein: MKKSILFSVLVTFSVFILSGCTAEKNKEEITQMETKINQEEVIISNQEPSSLEPTPQVYTLEQVAEHATQENCWIIVDDTVVDATSFFGKHPGGDDKLLKGCGKDASEMFAQIKKHTPEGYEQLKKLKIGIFLPESSSQLSPIE, from the coding sequence ATGAAAAAATCAATATTGTTTTCAGTTCTTGTTACTTTTTCAGTTTTTATTCTTTCTGGCTGTACTGCAGAAAAAAATAAAGAAGAAATAACTCAAATGGAAACAAAAATAAATCAAGAAGAAGTGATAATTTCAAATCAAGAGCCCTCTTCTCTTGAACCTACTCCGCAAGTATACACTCTCGAACAAGTAGCTGAGCATGCGACTCAAGAAAATTGTTGGATAATTGTTGACGACACTGTTGTTGATGCAACTTCTTTTTTTGGAAAACATCCAGGTGGTGACGACAAACTTTTGAAAGGTTGTGGGAAAGATGCGAGTGAAATGTTTGCTCAAATTAAAAAACACACCCCAGAAGGTTATGAACAATTGAAAAAATTAAAAATCGGAATATTTCTTCCCGAAAGTTCTTCTCAGCTCTCCCCTATTGAATAA
- a CDS encoding co-chaperone GroES → MKKVTVRPLGENVLILPEEQEKKTGSGIYLPESASKEKPQQGKVIEIGESKKIAVKKNQKVIYNRYSGTEVEFEGKEYLIVKTEDIVAVIE, encoded by the coding sequence ATGAAAAAAGTCACTGTACGACCCTTGGGAGAAAATGTTCTTATTCTTCCTGAAGAACAGGAGAAAAAAACTGGTTCTGGTATCTATCTTCCTGAATCAGCTTCAAAGGAAAAACCTCAACAAGGAAAAGTTATTGAAATTGGTGAAAGTAAAAAGATAGCAGTAAAGAAGAATCAAAAAGTTATCTATAATCGTTATAGCGGAACAGAGGTTGAATTTGAAGGAAAAGAATATCTTATTGTGAAAACTGAAGATATCGTAGCTGTTATAGAATAA
- a CDS encoding Rrf2 family transcriptional regulator produces the protein MHISAKTYYGVKALSCLAHSKNSMSIKEISEKEEIPEEYLGKIFQQLRQAGFISSKRGSGGGYLLSYLPTEISLLDIFLELEGSFFEIPCFEESGCKKENSCQTKNLWKKINTTIHNSLEKISLNDII, from the coding sequence ATGCATATATCAGCAAAAACATACTATGGAGTTAAAGCACTTTCCTGCTTAGCCCATTCAAAAAATTCCATGAGTATCAAAGAAATTTCTGAAAAAGAAGAGATTCCAGAAGAATATCTTGGTAAGATATTTCAACAACTTCGTCAGGCTGGTTTTATTTCATCCAAAAGAGGCTCTGGAGGAGGCTACCTTCTTTCTTATCTTCCTACTGAAATATCTCTTCTTGATATTTTTTTAGAATTAGAAGGTTCTTTCTTCGAAATTCCTTGTTTTGAAGAGTCTGGGTGTAAAAAGGAAAATTCTTGTCAGACAAAAAATCTTTGGAAAAAAATTAATACGACTATACATAACTCTTTAGAAAAGATCTCTCTTAACGATATTATTTAA
- the sufC gene encoding Fe-S cluster assembly ATPase SufC, with product MLKISSYSAFIEQKQLLFSLSHTFKKGKVHILMGPNGSGKSTLAMSLLGMKKFTLSPESKAFLETTNLLEFESYKRVQKGLFVSFQSPPSLSGVSVFQMLRIALHGKMEALALKETIEKFSKELSIPKTLLSRSLNEGFSGGERKKMELLQMAILNPQCALLDEIDTGVDIDAQKTIISFLKNWLSPEKTLLIITHHPSFAEALSPDSVTILKNGEIVASGNASLIQIIKEKGYDADFSLSL from the coding sequence ATGCTCAAAATTAGTTCCTATTCAGCATTCATTGAACAAAAGCAATTACTCTTTTCTCTTTCTCATACTTTTAAGAAAGGTAAAGTTCATATTCTTATGGGTCCGAATGGATCAGGAAAATCTACCCTAGCTATGTCTCTTCTGGGAATGAAAAAATTTACCCTCTCACCAGAATCAAAAGCTTTTTTAGAAACGACGAATCTTCTTGAATTTGAATCTTACAAACGAGTTCAAAAAGGTCTCTTTGTTTCATTTCAGTCGCCACCCTCTCTTTCTGGAGTTTCTGTATTTCAGATGCTTCGCATTGCTCTTCATGGAAAAATGGAAGCTCTGGCATTAAAAGAAACTATAGAAAAATTCTCCAAAGAACTTTCTATTCCTAAAACGCTTCTTTCGCGATCGCTCAATGAAGGCTTTTCTGGTGGAGAAAGGAAAAAAATGGAGCTTCTTCAAATGGCCATCCTTAATCCTCAATGTGCTCTCTTAGATGAAATTGATACAGGTGTTGATATTGATGCACAAAAAACGATTATTTCTTTTCTTAAAAATTGGCTTTCTCCAGAAAAAACACTTCTTATAATAACGCATCATCCTTCTTTTGCAGAAGCCCTTTCTCCTGATTCCGTAACTATACTCAAGAATGGTGAAATAGTTGCTTCAGGAAATGCTAGTCTTATACAGATTATTAAAGAGAAAGGTTATGATGCAGATTTTTCTTTATCTTTATGA